The Oculatellaceae cyanobacterium nucleotide sequence AATGGTGAATTTATTGTTGATAGTGGACATTTAGTTGCCTATGAGCCTGGAGTTCGGATGAAACTTGGGCTAGCGGGTGGTTTGATTGGGTCTGTGACTTCAGGAGAGGGATTAGTAAATCGCTTATCTGGCAATGGTCAGATTTACTTACAGTCTCGCAGTATTGGCGGTTTAGTGGGTTTCTTACGTCCAAAATTCCGTTAATAAATTGGGGATTTTAGATGGATTTGTATAGCTGAAATCTGCAATTAAACAATTAATGAGATTGGGAAGTAGTAAATCAATGAATGTCGATATTTTACATCAACCGGATAGTGCGATCGCAAAAGTAACTCTAGATGCTGGTGAAGAATTAGTTGCTGAAGCTGGCGCGATGATTGCCATGAGTGGATTTGTCAATGTCAGCACAACTTTAAGAAAAGGTAAAGGAGGCGGAATTTTAGGCGGTCTTAAGCGGATGGTTGCGGGAGAATCCTTATTTTTAAGTGTTTTCCGTTCTCCCTCGGCTGGAGGAGAAGTTTTTGTCGCACCAAAATTACTCGGAGATATATTGTTATATCAAATGGCAGGTAATGGATTAGTTGTACAAGCAACTTCTTACTTGGCTAGTGAATCAAATGTTGATATTGAGTTAGGATTTCAAGGTTTTAAATCATTATTTTCAGGCGAGTCAATTTTTTGGCTAGATATCAGTGGGCATGGTTCCGTAATCCTCACGTCTTTCGGTGCAGTTTATGAAATTGATGTCAATGGTGAATATATTGTTGACACAGGTAATATTGTCGCTTTTGAAAAAAGCCTAACTTTTGATATTACCAAAGCTGGTTCTAGTTGGATTGGTTCATTTCTAGGTGGTGAAGGTTTAGTTTGCCGATTTAAAGGACAAGGAAAAGTATATTGTCAAACACACAATCCTAGAGCATTTGGTCACGTAGTTGGCTCTCAATTACCAGCAAGATAATTAACAATTAACAATGACCAATGACCGATGACCAATTAATTATTCAATCTAAGAATTATGAATGAAATTGCTTACGACATAGAACACTCTCCAGCCTACGCTTCCTTGCGGTTAGATTTGCAGGCAAACCAAACTGTCTTAGTCGAATCTGGAGGAATGGCAGCAATGGACTCTTGCATCAAAATGAAGTCTAAGGTGCAAGGGGGACTAATGAAAGGTCTTGGTCGAATGGTAAGCGGTGAATCGCTGTTTATTAGTGAATTTACGGCTCAAGGCGCACCAGGACAACTCTATATTTCTCCAGGGATTCCTGGTGATATTCAGCATTACAATTTAAATGGTAATAGCTTAATTATTCAATCTTCTGGATTTGTTGCTTGCAGTCCCACTGTACAAATTGATACCCAATTTCAAGGATTAAAAGGCTTTTTTAGCGGAGAGTCCTTGTTCATGGTAAAAGCCAGTGGTCAAGGCGATATCTGGTTTAGTTCTTATGGTGCAATTCTAGAAATTTCAGTCGCAGGTAATTATGTTGTAGATACTGGGTATATTGTGGCATTTGAGGATACTTTGAAATACAACGTTCAAATGTTAGGAGGATTATCTTTTTCTGGTTTAAGAACTGGAATCTTAGGCGGTGAAGGATTAGTTTGTAATTTTCAGGGCAGCGGAAGATTATGGATTCAATCAAGAGAAC carries:
- a CDS encoding TIGR00266 family protein, coding for MNEIAYDIEHSPAYASLRLDLQANQTVLVESGGMAAMDSCIKMKSKVQGGLMKGLGRMVSGESLFISEFTAQGAPGQLYISPGIPGDIQHYNLNGNSLIIQSSGFVACSPTVQIDTQFQGLKGFFSGESLFMVKASGQGDIWFSSYGAILEISVAGNYVVDTGYIVAFEDTLKYNVQMLGGLSFSGLRTGILGGEGLVCNFQGSGRLWIQSRELYGLINFLNPFRPVKG
- a CDS encoding TIGR00266 family protein, whose translation is MNVDILHQPDSAIAKVTLDAGEELVAEAGAMIAMSGFVNVSTTLRKGKGGGILGGLKRMVAGESLFLSVFRSPSAGGEVFVAPKLLGDILLYQMAGNGLVVQATSYLASESNVDIELGFQGFKSLFSGESIFWLDISGHGSVILTSFGAVYEIDVNGEYIVDTGNIVAFEKSLTFDITKAGSSWIGSFLGGEGLVCRFKGQGKVYCQTHNPRAFGHVVGSQLPAR